Proteins encoded in a region of the Diabrotica virgifera virgifera chromosome 4, PGI_DIABVI_V3a genome:
- the LOC126884040 gene encoding uncharacterized protein LOC126884040, with protein sequence MQCFLCKHLSAQTKDFKGIQDKVKEFSNKTWLSCTTSLKARQQHQHQWNDVELPENWDNNEIGYHSQCYKKFIVKKQFLLPESETPSTSVGATISSVDEADNLKTNSSNLSTSWLVCEAAVSYLSTEDYSTNSSFSSAAINLEPVNVSVKCTRQQLSRDADDIENADEMEVDNDIVDDSIVENEQKCQEKCFFCGNISIKWKGRKLYCSQTKHKIRFFDRIRSYATEMNDVEMLMSIHEEVNNENIMLFYHQRCSLKYFSNFKAYTNKPPTTIWTDTRGYNEIARKQLIQYIEKEVVSESKIFSVTYLQDIYILFLQEVYESEGKDFPENLITTNTLRQYMEIHLKKKIKFEYFSKKWFVMSVNTDLENINDDEILDIIFEQECREFAIKYRKKILQIKKKPLPDFLDAEALNKGECDIPNWLNVFWKTALSGTKVETERIERLTACLASDSIYSITKGNIKPRKQIIFGMSMKSLTGNVKVMEILNRCGYSISYSGLAELESSAAYSCIANGQTCPSGIIPTSSLACGVAWDNYDRFVETQSGKNTLHDTVGIAYQDIPAANHLIAQESHNSSNVQEQNLALNLRNKSNRRKRSFESFETENLPPTKQKRPEFISNNKESASTNPTTTVSLESTNTDPPTSNEELFINEDNTQGVETSSTSDNEKCVLLFKQINFCWIFSHKLHLQNVPMWVGYNAKISNDNSTIQKIDYLTQINDSPTDPRVIKETMRLSLKIASECGKKYFNVTYDLAIAKIALKIQSAEEEFKNLFIHLGSFHIMLSFFKAVGKFINGCGLTNMLVDAEVLANGSINTFLTGKHFNRCCKIHPIISLALQLLHVEFFLENKQYDLETIKTYLKHYSENENENPVINNELCHKIFEDYAQFKKDTLQGNHGKTPQIFMMYIQLIDYYLMLEFSIRTANFDIYKYVLEKMTNIFFAFNHQNYARYLTIYLNKLEKIEETHPGLIQEYGDCFFGIRRTTKPFSRNPIDITLEQTINAHAASRSSGIINMTNSVGARQKWAITHSLRTNMISKLMDFCNLYSKDDITKDLRKSSICHSNKNVENLLTIIQQCTNPFSSNLSQENLYNISSGQSVSEDIYTFLSNIETTGELQRIKFITESQIDPERFDKAILKNTVVNFASKCVKKVKINGKVKEVTIQRDIFGRLLYASLQSHIDLKEALKYPLTPIPFSLCHSDGSICKTQKSVIFEELKSYQEENGNPPKADIHIYDGFYLLHTLKNVPNTYGKISMYIFKLLVSDKKEVHIIFDKFNDPSIKDYEHRQRGEDDTVHSVHKNNKRPSDFGKLLRSKNFKESFVEFLIDDWTDDCFVILCQDKIVKLSYGTSCYSYQVHENHIKKTTDYNLCCFHEEADTKIMYHICQLPNNYNVEVHCTDSDIPVIILANMKYLKADIQITVNMCSNKKREYLNMNKIYQGLGDKLARALTVCHIFTGNDFNPAFYRKGKKRPFAILKKKTIVSRCFYAATRNGAEIFGYRTRSI encoded by the exons atgcagTGTTTTTTGTGTAAACATTTAAGTGCCCAAACAAAAGATTTTAAAGGTATCCAGGATAAAGTAAAAGAATTCTCTAATAAAACGTGGTTGTCATGTACTACATCTTTGAAAGCCCGTCAACAACATCAGCATCAATGGAATGATGTTGAATTGCCAGAAAATTGGGATAATAATGAAATAGGATATCATTCacaatgttataaaaaatttattgttaaaaaacaatttcttcttcCTGAAAG TGAGACTCCCTCAACATCAGTGGGTGCAACAATTTCGTCTGTTGATGAAGCAGATAACTTGAAAACAAATTCTTCAAATTTATCCACTTCATGGTTGGTTTg TGAAGCAGCAGTGTCATATTTATCGACTGAAGATTATTCGACTAACTCGTCTTTTTCATCGGCAGCAATTAATTTGGAACCAGTTAATGTTTCTGTTAA ATGTACAAGACAACAATTATCGAGAGATGCAGATGACATTGAAAATGCAGATGAAATGGAGGTGGATAATGACATTGTTGATGATAGTATCGTTGAAAATGAAcaaaaatgtcaagaaaaatgttttttttgtgGAAACATAAGTATTAAATGGAAAGGACGCAAATTATATTGTAGCCAAACAAAACATAAAATCAGATTTTTTGATAGAATTCGAAGCTACGCAACTGAAATGAATGATGTAGAAATGCTAATGTCAATTCACGAAGaagtaaataatgaaaatattatgTTATTCTATCATCAAAGATgcagtttaaaatatttttcaaattttaaagctTATACAAACAAACCACCTACAACTATTTGGACAGATACACGTGGTTACAACGAGATTGCTCGTAAACAGTTGATTCAGTATATTGAAAAGGAAGTTGTAAGCGAATCAAAAATTTTCTCTGTCACTTATTTGCAAGatatatacattttatttttgcAAGAAGTCTATGAGTCTGAAGGAAAAGACTTCCCTGAAAACCTGATAACGACTAATACTCTAAGACAATATATGGAAAtacatctgaaaaaaaaaattaagtttgaatatttttcaaagaaatgGTTTGTTATGTCAGTGAATACGGATTTAGAAAATATCAATGATGATGAAATCCTTGACATAATTTTTGAGCAAGAATGTCGTGAATTTGCaattaaatatagaaaaaaaatcttgcaaattaaaaaaaagccTTTACCAGATTTTCTTGACGCTGAAGCTCTAAATAAGGGTGAATGCGACATTCCAAATTGGCTGAATGTGTTCTGGAAAACGGCATTGAGTGGAACTAAAGTAGAGACCGAAAGAATCGAAAGATTAACCGCGTGCTTGGCATCCGATTCGATTTATTCCATTACCAAAGGTAATATAAAGCCTCGtaaacaaattatttttggtATGTCAATGAAAAGTCTTACTGGCAATGTAAAGGTAATGGAAATATTAAATAGGTGCGGTTATTCAATCAGCTATTCAGGTTTAGCGGAATTAGAATCTTCTGCAGCTTACTCGTGCATTGCGAATGGACAAACGTGTCCTTCGGGCATAATTCCGACTTCTTCCTTAGCATGTGGAGTCGCTTGGGATAATTATGATAGATTCGTTGAAACACAATCAGGCAAAAATACACTTCATGATACAGTTGGAATCGCTTATCAGGATATTCCTGCAGCTAACCATTTGATTGCTCAGGAATCCCATAACAGCTCAAACGTTCAGGAACAAAATTTAGCACTGAATCTTCGAAATAAAAGTAATCGAAGAAAAAGATCTTTTGAGTCGTTTGAAACTGAAAATTTACCACCAACGAAACAAAAACGTCCTGAATTTATCTCAAATAATAAAGAATCTGCGAGCACTAATCCAACTACTACTGTAAGTTTAGAATCTACGAACACTGATCCACCTACTAGTAACGAAGAATTATTTATAAATGAAGATAATACCCAAGGCGTAGAAACATCTTCAACTTCAGATAACGAAAAGTGCGTTTTACTTTTCAAACAAATAAACTTTTGTTGGATTTTTTCCCACAAACTTCATCTACAGAATGTACCTATGTGGGTAGGATACAATGCAAAGATTTCTAACGATAATTCAACTATTCAAAAAATAGATTATTTGACCCAAATCAATGATTCTCCTACAGATCCACGAGTCATAAAAGAAACAATGCGTCTTAGCTTAAAAATTGCTTCTGAGTGTGGAAAAAAATACTTCAATGTTACTTATGATTTGGCCATTGCTAAAATAGCTTTAAAAATTCAATCAGCTGAAGAAGAattcaaaaatctatttattCATTTAGGATCATTTCACATTATGCTATCGTTTTTTAAAGCTGTAGGCAAATTCATTAATGGATGTGGTTTAACAAACATGCTTGTTGATGCCGAAGTTTTAGCGAATGGatctataaatacatttcttACTGGTAAACATTTTAATCGCTGCTGTAAAATTCATCCAATAATTTCACTTGCACTTCAACTATTGCACgtagaattttttttagaaaataaacAGTATGATTTAGAAACAATTAAAACCTACTTAAAACATTACtcagaaaatgaaaatgaaaatccAGTGATAAATAATGAATTATGTCACAAAATTTTTGAAGATTATGCACAATTTAAGAAAGATACTTTACAAGGGAACCATGGAAAGACACCTCAAATTTTTATGATGTACATACAATTGATAGATTATTACCTAATGCTTGAATTTAGTATCCGAACTGCTAATTTTGACATTTACAAATATGTCTTGGAAAAaatgacaaacatttttttcgcTTTCAATCATCAAAATTATGCCAGATACTTAACcatatatttaaacaaattagaaaaGATTGAAGAAACTCATCCTGGTTTGATACAAGAGTACGGAGATTGCTTCTTTGGCATAAGAAGGACCACAAAGCCATTTTCAAGAAACCCCATCGACATAACACTAGAACAGACTATAAATGCACATGCTGCTTCTAGATCATCAGGCATTATAAATATGACAAATTCTGTGGGTGCTCGGCAAAAATGGGCTATTACCCATTCACTGCGTACTAACATGATTTCGAAATTAATGGATTTCTGCAATTTGTATTCAAAGGATGATATAACCAAAGATTTAAGGAAATCTTCTATCTGTCACAGCAATAAAAatgttgaaaatttgttaactaTAATACAGCAATGTACGAATCCTTTTTCAAGCAATTTATCTCAAGAGAATTTGTACAATATATCTTCAGGGCAATCAGTATCTGAAGATATTTACACATTCTTATCTAATATTGAAACTACAGGAGAGCTGCAACGAATTAAATTTATTACTGAATCTCAAATAGACCCAGAAAGGTTTGACAAGGCTATTTTAAAAAACACTGTTGTTAATTTTGCTTCAAAATGTgtcaaaaaagtaaaaattaatgGAAAAGTCAAAGAAGTTACCATTCAAAGAGACATTTTTGGAAGATTATTGTATGCGTCGCTGCAAAGCCATATAGATCTAAAAGAAGCGTTGAAATATCCGCTGACGCCTATTCCATTTTCTTTATGCCACTCTGACGGATCTATTTGTAAAACCCAAAAATCAGTGATTTTCGAGGAGTTGAAGTCATATCAG GAAGAGAATGGCAATCCTCCGAAAGCCGATATCCATATCTACGATGGCTTCTATTTGCTCCACACATtgaaaaatgtacctaatacatACGGGAAAATTTCAATGTATATTTTTAAGCTGTTGGTATCAGATAAAAAAGAAGTCCACATTATATTTGACAAATTCAACGATCCAAGTATAAAAGATTATGAACACCGCCAAAGAGGAGAGGATGATACCGTTCATAGCGTGCATAAAAACAATAAGCGACCCTCTGATTTTGGGAAACtgttaagaagtaaaaatttCAAAGAAAGTTTCGTTGAATTTTTAATCGATGATTGGACTGATGATTGTTTTGTTATTTTATGCCAAGATAAAATAGTCAAGTTAAGTTATGGAACTTCCTGTTACTCTTACCAAGTACATgaaaatcatattaaaaaaaCTACAGATTACAACTTATGTTGCTTTCACGAAGAAGCAGATACCAAGATTATGTACCACATATGCCAACTGCCTAATAATTACAACGTTGAAGTCCATTGCACTGACTCGGATATACCAGTAATTATTCTTGCaaatatgaaatatttaaaaGCAGATATTCAAATTACGGTAAATATGTGTTCGAACAAAAAAAGAGAGTATTTGAATATGAATAAAATTTACCAAGGATTAGGTGACAAATTAGCAAGAGCCCTAACCGTTTGTCACATATTTACGGGTAATGATTTTAATCCAGCTTTTTACAGAAAAGGGAAAAAAAGACCATTTGccatactaaaaaaaaaaacaatcgtATCAAGATGCTTTTATGCAGCTACTAGAAACGGTGCCGAAATATTTGGATACAGAACACGAAGTATTTAA